The following DNA comes from Heliangelus exortis chromosome 2, bHelExo1.hap1, whole genome shotgun sequence.
ACTAAACCACTGACTGGTTTAAACACAAATCATAATTTTGTGTGGATGTATGACAAtacaattttgtatttttttagtaGTAATACAAAGGAAGTGGTTCCACTGTGGTGTAACCCATCTTCAAGTTTAACAAGTATCAGTTCCATCAACTCACTATACATCAAATCCACAATTAACCCTCTGCACTTCAGGGTATCGTGTAGATTAGACCTGCACCTCATTTTATGGATCATATCCTGGTTGCAAATTATTCttacaacacacacacacacacacatatatatatatatatacacacacatagaCACAAACACCCCTTTATAGCAAAGCATATACACACGAACAcataaataaacacaaagatGTATATGTACACCTCTTGACACTAAATAAAGATGCCTTGTTCACAAGCTTTCCCTGAACAGGAAACAAACTGCAAAGTGTATGGATTGGCTCAGAAAAATAAGAGCTAATCCTGTTCCATGTTCCAGCAATCTGCTGTACTACCTGGACTTACTCACTTCATTTCATTGAGCATCTGACTTCTTTTCCCTGTTGctggtttcttttccctgtttcagGTTTTGCTGCTTACCCATGCAACTGTTTGGGAAGAGACTGCCTCATGTAATCCATTTGTGTAACTAAGTGTGATGGCTTTTCCCTGATCCTGAGGGAATGGTATTGcacaagtaattaaaaatcatCATAATTTCTCATCAGATACAAACTCATTAtaatttaaatgttcttttaatgaGAAGTCAAGTGCACTTCTTTTAAGACAGAGCCTACATTTCACGTTCAGAGATACTATCCTGGTAATTCTTCCTGCAACACGAAGTCAAGTTGCACAAGTCACTTTCACAGGAGGTCAGCAAGTCAAAAAGTGTGATTGGAATTTCAAAAAGGTTGGTTAACTTTTATGACCATTAATAATGTTTGTATTGAATGCCAGCTCAAACTTCAGCGAGGTTAATTAAATCTCCTGCCCCAATGTATAAACCAACTGCCTGAAGGTCCAAAGGAAGACTCCATGTGCCAGCAACTCAGAATATGGAACAAACAAGGCAATGGAGGGACTCCTTTTTACAGAGCACTGGGTgttgtcatagaatcatagaatcataggggttggaagggacctcgaaagatcatctagtccaaccccccctgccagagcagggccacctagagtacatcacataggaacgtgtccaggcgggttttgaatgtctccagtgaaggagactccacaacccccctgggcagcctgttccagggctccgtcacccttacagtaaaaaaattttttctgatattcaacttgaacctcctatgctccaatttacacccattaccccttgtcctatcactggtcaccactgagaaaagcctaactccatctccctgacactcaccccttacatatttgaaaacattgatgaggtcacccctcagtctccttttctccaaactaaagagacccagctccctcagcctttcctcataaggaaGAGTGAATACCAAACATCTACCAAAGCCACGACACATCAGAACAACTCCAACAACACGTGTGCTTTTTCCAGAGAGAAGCTAACTTGAAGAACATCTCTAATGTCTGACTATGCATTGTGTTTACTGTTCTTTCTCTGACAGAAGACTGCAGGTGAGGCCAGCAACATGATTTGCAAGAGACAAGTGTATTGGGAAGGCACAAGCAATTATTAAGTGAATTACAGCTGATATACACTAGAGCCTGCTGGGCTTTACCAGAACTCTGCACTGCGTAACAAGAATCTTGTCACATGCTACACACAACTTCCAAAGGGATTTCCAAGTTCTGCAGGATTCAAGCCTGATGTAGTAAATCATTTATGATGCAAATCATCACAGTTTCTGCCAGTaactggaaaaatacagcaCACTGGCATCCTTTCCACACGCTGCCCCTTcatgattttttaatgcaatgttTTCCACTGCAAGCATCCTAGGAGATGCACAATTGTATTAAAACTACTGTTTAACAGCATTAGTTTTTCACATACTACTCTCTTGGGCCCTTCCAGCAGTACAAGATGGACCTATTTCAGGGAGAGAAATTTGGAGTTCATAGTCTAGACACAGTCTCTCATTTTGTTTGATATGATGAAAAggcaggtatttttaaaattctttgcCTCCTTATTAGATAATACTCAAACGTGTATGGTAAGTTTTAAATCATGGTTTACCATTCATTTAAAGAGTCTCTTCAGCTCTCagtaaggaaattatttctataGTTCACCTCATTTTACAGAAAGtagaaaaactgaaggaatCAGAGAAAGGCACTGATATCTCCAGCCTCCCATTTCCATGTGCCACTGGTAAATACTGTTTTGAATCTGCATCCAGGCCTGAATACTTTTAACACACACTTAAAAGGGAGAAACAAGCACAAAATCATCCCCTGCACTCCACCACCCCAAGATGTAGCAGCAAGAATGACACCGGATGAAAGTTAAGGAACAGAGAGTGGAGGGCAAAGACACAAAATCCATGGAAAGAAACCTGAGGGAAGTATTTCCTGCCCCGATGAAAACACTGTCTTGTGGAGGTCACCATGACAGCATCCCTTTAAGCACTGATATTACTACTTAAACCAGTATTACCCAGCCCTCTGTGCACCTGACTGTGTTCAATGAGGTTTtgtatttcactgttttttttgGCAAAGCTTCATACACTCACAGCCTTAAGTCAACATTAAATTCAACTATCCAGTCATAAGCATGAGCTCTGTGTGCCATTGCTCCAGAGGCATCGCATGAAAAGAAGCTGACTGCAAGCCCCAGCTTCAGAGGAGACCACGCAACTTCTGAAATAAGTCACTGTTCTTAGAAGAAAGTTACTTTTTTATTTAGGAAGATATCAGATGCTCCATACTtgatttgttgtttgtttttttttttttttgctgacacAATGAAGGAAATGTCTTGCTTCTGCAcgactttttcttccttgttggAACAGATGGTGAAGGCTTACAAATACATGACTGGTATTTTTTCTGTGACTCATACCTCAGAGCAACAGGCTCCAGATCAGGATAAGCAGCCAACCAAGATGGATGTAAGCTTCCTTGAGGAGCAATATGACCatataaaacagaagcaaaaactGCAGTCACACATTATTGTATTTAAAACAGGTATGCTTACATTTAAAGGAAACAATGCAAATGTAGATGTTATGCTTTAAATCTTGACTAACTTAcagctttgttctttttatgcTCAGCTTCAGGGGAGATAAAAAGttaattcattttctttcattttgggattttatttgtttgactGAAAGGTGACCTTATGTTTATTTCAATTAGCTTCATAGCAGTGAAACACTAACATAgatttaaaacagaagaatgTATTTCAGATAAGGTTTTACAGGTTTTATGTCAGTAAAGTAAAATTCTAAACATAAATGGTAACTTTTACAGGAGCTACATACTTCATGTCTATCATCAGTGCATTTTTCCAATGTATTCTGTcacatttctgttctcttgAATGCTTCCATCAGAACAAGCAATTCTAGgtcttctgtctctttttctcttcttattcTGTGTAAAGAAATGTGTTCTACAAGGCTACAGGAAGCAATAGCAAATATCAAGAGACTGGACTAGCACAAGCTGGGCttttattaagaaataatttatcgTGTAAGAGTCATAGTATGTAACACCAGCTTTAAACCAGATGTCCCATTTTAAATGTGCTTTCCCTGTGCATTGGTTGGAATGTAcataaactgaaaaacaagtaACAATATGTGTCTCTCATCTATCTGCTATGTCAGAGAGATTTTATGTAGGAAAATTCCAAACACTTTAAACTTCCAACATTacactgaagtattttcatttgctttccaaGTTAAAGTGATATTGAGAATAATAAGTCATTTAATGAAGTTGTCTTCTGAACTTATTTACAATAtgaaaaacaggttttgttCACCTCTCTTATTAGTACTTAACAAATACAGAACCTAAGTTATTTCAATCTTTACATTTTCTCCTACATATTTCAGCAGTTCTAGATTTTAGCTGTGTCAGACTATATCatcaaaacaactgaaaaactACATAATTGTGAGCCATATAACAGATTCTTCAGTATTCTTTCATTCAAATGCCTAGAAATTTCTATGCTAAAAGAATTTAAATCTGTGAGGagcacatatataaatatacaagCTTATTTTATCAGGTATGAAAAGGCAACTAACTTGAAGACAAAACAGTCCACCTAATCAGCTACAGCAAGAAGCTGTAGTtaaagaaaggaagcagaagtcTGTATTTAGATTAAATTCAAATGAAGCTTCACATACAATGAATGTAATCagtgcagtttcttttttgcaaGGACACCATTTGAAGACTAAATAAAAGACATAGGAAAGTAGTTTCTGGGAACTTTAAAATTTAGTAAAGCTAGAAGTTCACATAGCAGTATTTTCATACATACACAGAACCCAAAATATTCACAAAACCACATAACCTACTGTACTGAACTTTTATCTTGAAATAAGCTGTGTGGAAATCATTAATGTTACTGTTAGAAGCAGCTgaagttgggggggggggtcagctTGTTATGCTGAGTTCTCAATGTAGTGGAAATTGATCTTACACATTCCTATGCTTTGGAAGCTGGGAAAACCTATTACATAGCTCAGAACTTTGAGTCTGTTATATTATAAtcatgtatatatatgcatatatatatatatatatatatatatatatatatgaacaaGTTTCCAAGAGCATGTCaagcagaaacaaacacaaccaCATCAGGAGAGCCTACTGCCCTATACTCTTTAATTTATGAGCTTGAACTATCCGGAAGTTTCAGTTAATAAGAAAAGGCAGTTCATGCCTGCATCAATATTTTGTACtggcagcaatttttttccctatctaGAGGATAAGATTATGGCTGGGCTGGAAAGGGGACAAGaacaccagcaccaccacaaCCCCCCACACACATATAAATATCAGAGGCCAGACACAAGAACCTCATATAAACACCATGTAAGGAGGTCACCTTCAGTCCCTCATGGTCTAAAAAATCTCTGCCAAAGGTCTTTATTCTAAATAGTAAAACCCTAAATTGTCTCTGCTGGACAGACCAGCTGTCCTGTGATGGTACCACAGGGATTTTGAGCACTTCAGGTTTATTGCACCACAGCTGCAATGATAACTCCAGTTTTCTTTGAGGACTTTTAGCTTTGTATGTCACTACCTGTTTGCCAGAGCCAAGAGGCTGTGGACATTTAAAGAGAACTTAAGATTCTCCTACTTCTCTAGGTTTTTTCTCTCAGGTTAGTAACTGAGAAGTCACctcaaaacaattttcttttgtttcttccccaATACATACAGCCACATTCCTGCTTCTGCCTGTTCCTGATTAGCTGAGAACAAAGAGCATGATAAGATTTGAAAGTCACCAGATAGTGGATAATACAGCAGTGTATTCATTATTTATTGCCTAAGAagctgaaaaacagtatttactTTAGGAATTAAATGGAACATTCAGTGCAGGAAGTCACAACAGAATAAACACTGGGGCTCTGACTGGAGAAATCTCTTCCAAGAATTTCCCAAACTAGCTTGAAATAAGATCAACTTCTGTCACTTCAGACTCTTAAAAGTATCTCTCTGATGACAGCATGTGGAAAGGCCAAATTGTTAACAATGcccaaaacaaactaaaaaactagccacacaaaaaaccaaacagaaaaccagaccAAAGAGCTGCctaattatttgttttgaagTGCTGAGTGTGTGTTAATTCAACACACAGGAGTAGTTCAGGACTCTTATATTTCTATTATAAATTATTGCTCACTTTTGTGTGCCACACTTCTAGCCAAGGAACCTGAACTCAAAACCAGTTCAGATGATTAAAACTGGACTAGATGCATTACTTTGGATTCTGATCAATTCAGGACAGTTCATAATTCTTCTGACCAGCTGATAAGGTACAAGATAAAACCTGATGTTGCCTACCAGTGCTAGCTCAGCCAAGAGTCCAACTACATCCATAGAAACATGCAGAGCTTCATCACTTCAGTCTTTCAGTTCCTTCCctcttgtattttatttacacacacaaaacaagCCCTAGTTTTTGTAGCTTGGTGCTGTCCATTGCTGTTCTGCAGAACTACGAGTGGGCTTTTTGCAGCCACCCAAGCTCATCTTTATTTCCTGGATCAAATCCAGTTATAGCTTTGACTCTCACTGTTCCATGATGGAGAACAGTGTGTTCTCCCTATGAATGGTGTCACTCTATGAAACTCTGTTAGCACACATCACTAGACACATGCAGACATGTGTATCTCTAAGCTCTGCCAGTGCTTTGGTCTCCTTTCTCCTGGTAGCACTGCAGGAGAGCAGAACATGAGAGCTGACACAGTTCTCACTCCCAGAGCCGCCAAACAGCTCTTATCAGATGAACCTTATGCGGCCAAcccaaggagcagaaaaaaaaaaaaaaaaaaaagaaaaaaaaaaaaaaaagtatctctgCAGGTGTTGTTGCTTCACCAGTGGGAGCCAGAGACAGCACTGAAAGCCCCTCCTTACCCAAAGCTGTGTTGTCCTGCCAGCAAATCATCTGGGGCTGACATCTTCAAATATTTCCTTGTAAAGATGGTATGAAAGACAGTTGCAAGAGGGAGTTATGCTGTTGGtcttggggtgggtttttttgttgttttttttttttaaggccacATAGTATTTGAATCAGCTTCATTTCAAATACAGGgttacaaatgtttttttaatggctatACAGATACTCTGTTTCAGAATATAGTCAGCACCCTTCTGTATCTACTTTTTTCACTTTAATATGCTTTGTAACTCAGATGGCAACAGACACAGTTCTTGTAACTCAACCCTGTGAAAAAAGTCATCATTCTGCACAACTACTGCAAATTACGGCTACTGTACACTACAGCTATACTAATTAAAGTGTATTTTATTAACACTTGGAACGTCAACATCACCGTTCATCTTTAGTGTAATGGTTGTTTCtattcatttttaaagcacagcaaGCCAGTCATGTTTGGTAATTTGCTGTCTGCTACGTGTAATTTAAGTAGCATTAGAATTACTATCCCTAATAACTTACACATTTCTAACAGCAAGTTTCATAGTGACCAGATTCTCTCCTTCTGTTACAGCTACTCTGTACCATTTGTTGAGCAAGAAGATTTTTCCTCTAAGTGATCATTCAGGAAACACTACTCATAAACTATTTACTTTACACCATTTATATTAGCCACAATAATAAAATTGCAGTAAAAAATACCACACTGTACATTAATGATCCTTtattaagaagaaagaaattcacaGCTCATTTCATCTAGAAGCAGTCAGTATTTTTAAGCTGTTTGAATACAGACTTCAAACAGGatcaaacagaaaatttttgtctttcaaatcACAGCACCTACTTAAACACAGACAAAGTCCCTGCTCACCTTAACAATTTTTGCTTACAAGCAAATAATTACTGAAAGTCAATTCTCAATCTGTGTTGTTAATGAGTCTTAGAGTACCAGTTAGATCAATATTGACTGGATAAATCTCCATTTTCATTTGACTAACTCTAGGGTACTATTTGtgtcctcagaactgagcatgAAATACTTCTATTCCATAGCCTGGCATCAAAAGAACTTGCACTGCTCTCAGCCACAGACAAAAGTACAGACAAGCTCATGTGTTAAAGCTCTTCAGTTTGTACCACAGAAATTAGACCCTTAATTTTTGCCACCACAGTAATGTGCACGTATGCATTTCTCTTGTAGGTGAACATGAACCTGTTCTCCCAGAATCAATGGTCAATCCAGttctaattaataaaaaagttGGAAGATCAAAGTCACTCAAAGAGTACATTCCTGTCAGAAAGGTCAGACTGGAGACAACCAGCAGTGGCAACATCCAAGAGAACTCACCGTGGCGCATCCACCTGGGAATTCACCGCCTGGTGCAAGCCCCTTGTCAAGGAGTTACCTGGGATCTTTCCCACTGCAAGAAGGGGCCATGCAGTTTTGACAGTCAGAGGCTCCTTTCCCAGGGAAACATCACACTGCAACCTGAGGAATTAGATGAAGCAAGTGAACTACCTGCACTCAGTCAGCTGGGAAGTTCCAGCATGGGGAACAGTTTCAGTAAAGGGAACAGCAGTGATGCTTCAAGCCCCTGCCAAAAGCCTGCTCTGAAATCAGCCACTTCAGCAGTTTGGACACATCACCATATTCCTTGTACAAAATGCTTGCCAGCCTGCAATAAACTGAACTTTTACCCTTTCCCCAATAAGAAAGGGCCCAGAATATctgaagcagcaagaaagcTTGGATTATATGTCTCACAATGAAGACATTCAGGAATACAGAACACTTAGTAAGAAAACTTGACTAaacctttaaaaagcaaaataatctctGTAGTTATATTGATCAACCTGCTAAAGGTCTACTGTTTTAATTAGCCAAGGAAGGTCTTTATCATCTGTTGTTGTGCTGTACAGTGTAAAATAGCATGTTCtcctgagggtgctgggctggTGTGACAGATACTCACTTCTGTTATTTGAGATATGAGagtaattttatcttttttttcctattttaatgtTGCTGATTTTAGAAGCTATGATTTTATCACAGcaatattagaaatatttgaaagatcTTTAGCAAAGACTAGCAGAACTACTGATAAAGCAACTAGGCTTTTCACTATGGTACTATCTTATTAGACAATAAACGAGTAACAAATGAAACAGTATTTCAGGCAATTGGTACACCTAGTGTATTATTTCACCATTCACTTTCCTTGAAAAAA
Coding sequences within:
- the C2H9orf152 gene encoding uncharacterized protein C9orf152 homolog, giving the protein MKEMSCFCTTFSSLLEQMVKAYKYMTGIFSVTHTSEQQAPDQDKQPTKMDVSFLEEQYDHIKQKQKLQSHIIVFKTGEHEPVLPESMVNPVLINKKVGRSKSLKEYIPVRKVRLETTSSGNIQENSPWRIHLGIHRLVQAPCQGVTWDLSHCKKGPCSFDSQRLLSQGNITLQPEELDEASELPALSQLGSSSMGNSFSKGNSSDASSPCQKPALKSATSAVWTHHHIPCTKCLPACNKLNFYPFPNKKGPRISEAARKLGLYVSQ